In Xanthomonas sacchari, a genomic segment contains:
- a CDS encoding MipA/OmpV family protein: MKHVLSVLSPTLTVAVLALPPAAHAADTNAASSAGLFGDRTQLSVGAGAMLTPRYPGSADDRVQAVPVFSVQRGILFADTVRGAGVQFQTAHGFSASQSFGYDLGRLQRNSSWRPGSKSLAGMGDVPGAITARSLVMQQLTPYLALDAEAEFALKDGARRNRYRAGARFTLLQAAADTVTLDLDAHFGDRRFNQAYFGVTEAQSLASGFQPHRADAGVYAYSVGAEWDHTLSPHWTASLLLDATRYVGPADGSPVVRRRAGAGGGATVTYTF; this comes from the coding sequence ATGAAACATGTCCTGTCCGTTCTCTCGCCGACGCTGACCGTGGCCGTACTGGCGCTGCCGCCGGCAGCGCACGCCGCCGACACCAATGCCGCGTCCAGCGCCGGCCTGTTCGGCGACCGCACCCAACTGAGCGTGGGCGCCGGCGCCATGCTGACGCCGCGCTATCCCGGTTCCGCCGACGATCGCGTACAGGCGGTACCGGTGTTCTCGGTGCAGCGCGGCATCCTGTTCGCGGACACGGTGCGCGGCGCCGGCGTGCAGTTCCAGACTGCGCACGGCTTCTCCGCCAGCCAGTCGTTCGGCTACGACCTGGGCCGCCTGCAGCGCAACAGCAGCTGGCGCCCCGGCTCCAAGAGTCTGGCCGGCATGGGCGACGTGCCCGGCGCGATCACAGCGCGCAGCCTGGTCATGCAGCAGCTCACCCCTTACCTGGCGCTGGATGCCGAGGCCGAGTTCGCGCTGAAGGACGGCGCACGCCGCAACCGCTACCGTGCCGGGGCGCGCTTCACCCTGCTGCAGGCCGCGGCCGACACCGTGACCCTGGACCTGGACGCGCATTTCGGCGACCGCCGTTTCAACCAGGCGTACTTCGGCGTCACCGAGGCGCAGAGCCTGGCCAGCGGCTTCCAGCCGCACCGGGCCGATGCCGGCGTGTACGCCTACTCGGTCGGCGCCGAATGGGACCACACCCTGTCGCCGCACTGGACCGCCTCGCTGCTGCTCGACGCCACCCGCTACGTCGGCCCCGCCGACGGCAGCCCGGTGGTGCGTCGCCGCGCCGGTGCCGGCGGCGGCGCCACCGTCACCTACACCTTTTGA
- a CDS encoding efflux RND transporter permease subunit codes for MNLTRATLQSSRLALFSAALLLIGGIVTFLGFPSQEEPSVTVRDAIVQVGFPGMPSERVENLLARPLEERLREVSGLKKIVTTIHPGSAIVQVTAQDSVKDLPALWQRVRSKAAEAGAELPAGTQGPLVDDDFGRVAIASIAVTAPGFNTAEMLGPLRQMRAQLYAVPGVERVTFHGLRDERVYVAFDRTRLGEAGLTPAAVAQQLRAQNVVAGGGLVATSGMAMTVTTSGDVRDLDALRNTPIATQGADGPRQIPLAQLARIELMPVDPPEAAAIYQGQPAVVVAVSMAPGNNVAEVGKALRRTLGETAKALPVGFQQHVVTFQADVVEREMGKMHHVMGETIVIVMAVVMLFLGWRTGLIVGAIVPLTILGALIAMRALNVELQTVSIAAIILALGLLVDNGIVIAEDIERRLAAGEERRAACEAAGRSLAIPLLTSSLVIVLAFSPFFFGQTSTNEYMRSLAIVLAVTLLGSWLLSITITPLLCMYFARAHAAPADGHGDTYTSRPYRLYRRAIEALLAHKALFLGSMLALLALAVTVLVSVPYSFLPKSDRLQFQMPVTLQPGSDARETLRTVQSISQWLADRRQNPQIVDSIGYVADGGPRIVLGLNPPLPAANIAYFTVSVRPGSDTDALIAKVRTHLRQAYPAVRAEPKRFSLGSTESGVAIYRVIGPDEAQLRRLAAGIADALRALPGTQDVSDDWDSRIPRYVVQVDQAKARRAGVASEDIAQALQLRYGGVDASVIRDDGSNVPIVLRGDSDPRARGGHPGDTPIYPSSGAAPLPLAAVADIQLSSEPSTIQRRNLSRAITITGRNPDLTTDQVVDALADKVAALRLPPGYRIEMGGELEDAAEANQALLQYMPHALGAILLLFVWQFNSFRKLFIVVASIPFALIGATLALLVTGYPFGFMATFGLLALAGIIVNNAVLLLERIEAELADGLSRHEAVIAAAVKRLRPIVMTKLTCIVGLIPLMLFAGPLWTGMAITMIGGLALGTLVTLGVIPVLYDLLFARRADAAKATA; via the coding sequence ATGAACCTGACCCGCGCCACCCTGCAGTCCAGCCGCCTGGCCCTGTTCAGCGCCGCCCTGCTCCTGATCGGCGGCATCGTCACCTTCCTCGGCTTTCCCTCGCAGGAGGAACCCAGCGTGACCGTGCGCGATGCGATCGTGCAGGTCGGTTTCCCCGGCATGCCCAGCGAACGCGTGGAGAACCTGCTCGCGCGCCCGCTGGAAGAACGGCTGCGCGAGGTCAGCGGGCTGAAGAAGATCGTCACCACCATCCATCCCGGCAGCGCCATCGTGCAGGTCACCGCGCAGGACAGCGTCAAGGACCTGCCGGCGCTATGGCAGCGCGTACGCAGCAAGGCGGCCGAGGCCGGCGCCGAACTGCCCGCGGGCACCCAGGGGCCTCTGGTGGACGACGACTTCGGCCGCGTCGCCATCGCCTCGATCGCGGTCACCGCGCCGGGCTTCAACACCGCCGAGATGCTCGGCCCGCTGCGGCAGATGCGCGCGCAGCTGTACGCCGTGCCCGGCGTCGAGCGGGTCACCTTCCACGGCCTGCGGGACGAGCGCGTCTACGTCGCCTTCGACCGGACCAGGCTGGGCGAAGCCGGCCTCACTCCCGCCGCGGTCGCGCAGCAACTGCGTGCGCAGAACGTGGTCGCCGGCGGCGGCCTGGTCGCCACGTCGGGCATGGCGATGACCGTGACCACCTCCGGCGACGTGCGCGACCTGGATGCGCTGCGCAATACCCCGATCGCCACGCAGGGCGCCGACGGCCCGCGGCAGATCCCGCTGGCACAACTGGCACGCATCGAACTGATGCCGGTGGATCCGCCGGAGGCCGCTGCGATCTACCAGGGCCAGCCGGCGGTGGTGGTGGCGGTGTCGATGGCGCCGGGCAACAACGTCGCCGAGGTCGGCAAGGCGCTGCGGCGCACCCTGGGCGAAACCGCCAAGGCGCTGCCGGTGGGTTTCCAGCAGCACGTGGTCACCTTCCAGGCCGACGTGGTCGAGCGCGAGATGGGCAAGATGCACCACGTCATGGGCGAGACCATCGTCATCGTGATGGCGGTGGTGATGCTGTTCCTGGGCTGGCGCACCGGCCTGATCGTCGGCGCGATCGTGCCGCTGACCATCCTCGGTGCGCTGATCGCGATGCGGGCGCTGAACGTGGAGCTGCAGACCGTCTCCATCGCCGCGATCATCCTGGCGCTGGGCCTGCTGGTGGACAACGGCATCGTCATCGCCGAGGACATCGAGCGGCGCCTGGCCGCCGGCGAGGAACGCCGCGCCGCCTGCGAGGCCGCCGGGCGCAGCCTGGCGATCCCGCTGCTGACCTCCTCGCTGGTGATCGTGCTGGCGTTCTCGCCGTTCTTCTTCGGCCAGACCAGTACCAACGAGTACATGCGCTCGCTGGCGATCGTGCTGGCGGTGACCCTGCTCGGCTCCTGGCTGCTCAGCATCACCATCACCCCGCTGCTGTGCATGTACTTCGCGCGGGCGCACGCCGCGCCGGCCGACGGCCACGGCGATACCTACACGTCCAGGCCATACCGCCTGTACCGGCGCGCGATCGAGGCGCTGCTGGCGCACAAGGCGCTGTTCCTCGGCAGCATGCTGGCCCTGCTGGCACTGGCGGTGACCGTACTGGTCTCGGTGCCGTACAGCTTCCTGCCGAAGTCCGACCGCCTGCAGTTCCAGATGCCGGTGACCCTGCAACCGGGCAGCGATGCGCGCGAGACCCTGCGCACCGTGCAGTCGATCAGCCAGTGGCTGGCCGACCGCCGGCAGAACCCGCAGATCGTCGACAGCATCGGCTACGTCGCCGACGGCGGCCCGCGCATCGTGCTCGGCCTGAACCCGCCGCTGCCGGCGGCCAACATCGCCTACTTCACCGTCAGCGTGCGGCCGGGCAGCGACACCGATGCGCTGATCGCCAAGGTGCGCACCCACCTGCGTCAGGCCTACCCGGCAGTGCGCGCCGAGCCCAAGCGCTTTTCGCTGGGGTCGACCGAATCCGGCGTGGCGATCTACCGGGTGATCGGCCCGGACGAAGCGCAACTGCGCCGCCTCGCCGCCGGCATCGCCGACGCCTTGCGCGCCCTGCCCGGCACGCAGGACGTCAGCGACGACTGGGATAGCCGCATTCCGCGCTACGTGGTGCAGGTGGACCAGGCCAAGGCGCGCCGCGCCGGCGTCGCCAGCGAGGACATCGCCCAGGCGCTGCAACTGCGCTACGGCGGCGTGGACGCCTCGGTGATCCGCGACGACGGCAGCAACGTGCCGATCGTGCTGCGCGGCGACAGCGACCCGCGTGCGCGCGGCGGCCATCCCGGCGACACGCCGATCTACCCCTCCTCCGGCGCTGCGCCGCTGCCGCTGGCGGCGGTCGCCGACATCCAGTTGAGTTCGGAACCCTCGACGATCCAGCGCCGCAACCTGAGCCGCGCCATCACCATCACCGGCCGCAACCCCGACCTGACCACCGACCAGGTGGTGGACGCACTGGCCGACAAGGTGGCGGCGCTGCGCCTGCCGCCGGGCTACCGCATCGAAATGGGCGGCGAACTGGAGGACGCCGCCGAAGCCAACCAGGCGCTGCTGCAATACATGCCGCATGCGCTGGGCGCGATCCTGCTGCTGTTCGTGTGGCAGTTCAATTCGTTCCGCAAGCTGTTCATCGTGGTCGCCAGCATTCCGTTCGCGCTGATCGGCGCCACCCTGGCCCTGCTGGTCACCGGCTATCCGTTCGGCTTCATGGCCACCTTCGGCCTGCTCGCGCTGGCCGGCATCATCGTCAACAACGCGGTGCTGCTGCTGGAGCGGATCGAGGCCGAACTGGCCGACGGACTGAGCCGGCACGAGGCGGTGATCGCCGCGGCGGTCAAGCGCCTGCGCCCGATCGTGATGACCAAGCTGACCTGCATCGTCGGCCTGATCCCGCTGATGCTGTTCGCCGGTCCGCTGTGGACCGGCATGGCCATCACCATGATCGGCGGCCTGGCGCTGGGCACGCTGGTGACCCTGGGCGTGATCCCGGTGCTGTACGACCTGCTGTTCGCGCGCCGCGCTGACGCGGCGAAGGCCACGGCATGA
- a CDS encoding efflux transporter outer membrane subunit: protein MILPSPLLRPRRLRALLGLLALALGGCSLAPVYQRPQPALPPTLGATAATAAAAPNRSDNALTDQERQFVRAFSPQHDLSPLLTQALVHDPDFRNAVLTVQQARAQYRIERAQQLPQLGLDAQGTRRSYDDAAMQARYGQKLSTVAVGVDGFELDLFGKLASLSAAAQQRYLASEDGRQAARGALIAEVLRAYTLERAALQSRQQAQTIAERSAALLAIAARQQAVGLISRDALDRQRHDDDQAQARAQQAASDHGAARRALQLLAGYATPDGIGTLQDLLPDAEQDDGHAWRDLDSKVLLQRPDVRQAEAELRARNADIGAARAAFFPSIRLSTSLGTASEALNGLFMPGSRTWSFMPQLLLPLFDGGRNRANLDIAQLRKDAAVADYEKTVEAAFREVADALDALPALQQRERGERINLERERQRVARLQQRVAQGLQDRPELLAGDIQAAQAELAHLQARQELLLDRIALFRAFYGVPLPHAP, encoded by the coding sequence ATGATTCTACCGTCCCCATTGCTTCGCCCGCGTCGCCTCCGCGCCCTGCTCGGCCTGCTCGCGCTCGCCCTGGGCGGCTGCTCGCTGGCGCCGGTCTACCAGCGCCCGCAACCGGCGTTGCCGCCCACGCTGGGCGCGACCGCTGCGACTGCGGCAGCCGCCCCGAACCGCAGCGACAATGCGCTCACCGACCAGGAACGGCAATTCGTGCGGGCCTTCTCGCCGCAGCACGATCTGTCCCCGCTGCTGACCCAGGCGCTGGTCCACGACCCGGACTTCCGCAACGCCGTGCTGACCGTGCAGCAGGCGCGCGCGCAGTACCGCATCGAACGCGCGCAGCAGCTGCCGCAGCTCGGCCTCGATGCCCAGGGCACGCGCCGCAGCTACGACGACGCGGCCATGCAGGCGCGCTATGGCCAGAAGCTCAGCACCGTCGCAGTCGGTGTGGACGGCTTCGAGCTGGACCTGTTCGGCAAGCTGGCGTCGCTGTCGGCGGCGGCGCAGCAGCGCTACCTGGCCTCCGAGGACGGCCGCCAGGCGGCGCGCGGTGCGCTGATCGCCGAAGTCCTGCGTGCCTACACGCTGGAGCGCGCCGCGCTGCAAAGCCGGCAACAGGCGCAGACCATCGCCGAGCGCAGCGCCGCGCTGCTGGCGATCGCCGCGCGCCAGCAGGCGGTCGGGCTGATCTCCCGCGATGCACTGGACCGCCAGCGCCACGACGACGACCAGGCGCAGGCGCGCGCGCAGCAGGCCGCCAGCGACCACGGTGCCGCCCGCCGCGCCCTGCAACTGCTCGCCGGCTATGCCACGCCCGACGGCATTGGCACGCTGCAAGACCTGCTGCCGGATGCCGAGCAGGACGACGGCCACGCCTGGCGCGACCTCGATTCGAAGGTGCTGCTGCAGCGCCCGGATGTCCGCCAGGCCGAGGCCGAACTGCGTGCGCGCAACGCCGATATCGGTGCCGCGCGCGCCGCGTTCTTCCCGTCGATCCGCCTGAGCACGTCACTGGGCACCGCCAGCGAGGCACTGAACGGCCTGTTCATGCCCGGCAGCCGCACCTGGAGCTTCATGCCGCAACTGCTGCTGCCGCTGTTCGACGGCGGCCGCAACCGCGCCAACCTGGATATCGCACAGCTGCGCAAGGACGCCGCGGTGGCCGACTACGAGAAGACCGTGGAAGCGGCGTTCCGCGAGGTCGCCGATGCGCTCGATGCCCTGCCGGCACTGCAGCAGCGCGAGCGCGGCGAACGGATCAACCTGGAACGCGAGCGCCAGCGCGTGGCGCGCCTGCAGCAGCGCGTCGCGCAAGGCCTGCAGGACCGCCCCGAACTGCTGGCCGGCGACATCCAGGCCGCGCAAGCCGAGCTGGCGCACCTGCAGGCGCGGCAGGAGCTGCTGCTCGATCGCATCGCGCTGTTCCGCGCGTTCTACGGCGTGCCGCTGCCGCACGCGCCCTGA
- a CDS encoding sensor histidine kinase, with amino-acid sequence MNWSWFRRKGHAPLWQWVGLRMSALAVLTIIAIALGMVLRFAIWDVSTLSRLPPQARQEMLQLREDPHSNARRLWKLFETYYDVADFLPGLASRDWWLLAGMVLASIPVIVVCGLLASRPLSRQFSNVAEAARRISDGDFAARARVVPGAPDELAGLAIDFNGMSAQLQQYEREVRESSAMLAHELRTPLNAAMGRVQGMLDQVFPSSEEQLRMVQRQLEQINRLVGDLHLLSMARANQLMLEPQRFALGALVRERLTWAAQPLQEAGMQVQVRIPEQLHISADRDRLGQVLSVLIDNALRYAAAGGELALEAQADADGVLIRVADRGPGVDEEALARMGDRFWRADDSRARHSGGSGLGLSIAAAICQAHGGALEFGNRDGGGLCAQVRLPSGLAGDAGAGRGSAPAPHPRKRQA; translated from the coding sequence ATGAACTGGTCCTGGTTCCGCCGCAAGGGCCATGCGCCGCTGTGGCAGTGGGTGGGCCTGCGCATGAGCGCGCTGGCGGTGCTGACCATCATCGCGATCGCGCTGGGCATGGTGTTGCGCTTCGCGATCTGGGACGTGTCCACCCTGAGCCGCCTGCCGCCGCAGGCGCGGCAGGAGATGCTGCAGCTGCGCGAGGATCCGCACAGCAATGCGCGGCGCCTGTGGAAACTGTTCGAGACCTACTACGACGTGGCCGACTTCCTGCCCGGGCTGGCCAGCCGCGACTGGTGGTTGCTAGCGGGCATGGTGCTGGCGTCGATCCCGGTGATCGTGGTCTGCGGCCTGCTGGCGTCGCGGCCGCTGTCGCGGCAGTTCTCCAACGTCGCCGAGGCAGCCAGGCGCATCAGCGACGGCGATTTCGCCGCGCGCGCCCGGGTGGTGCCCGGTGCACCGGACGAACTGGCCGGGCTGGCGATCGACTTCAACGGCATGAGCGCGCAGCTGCAGCAATACGAGCGCGAGGTGCGCGAGTCCAGCGCGATGCTGGCGCACGAACTGCGCACGCCGCTCAACGCGGCGATGGGGCGGGTGCAGGGGATGCTCGACCAGGTGTTCCCGAGCAGCGAAGAGCAGTTGCGCATGGTCCAGCGCCAGCTTGAGCAGATCAATCGCCTGGTCGGCGACCTGCACCTGCTGTCGATGGCCCGCGCCAATCAGCTGATGCTGGAACCGCAGCGGTTCGCACTCGGCGCGCTGGTCCGCGAACGCCTGACCTGGGCCGCGCAGCCGCTGCAGGAGGCCGGCATGCAGGTGCAGGTGCGCATTCCCGAACAACTGCACATCAGTGCCGACCGCGACCGCCTGGGCCAGGTGCTGTCGGTGCTGATCGACAATGCGTTGCGCTATGCCGCGGCCGGCGGCGAACTGGCGCTGGAGGCGCAGGCCGATGCCGATGGCGTGCTGATCCGCGTCGCCGATCGCGGCCCCGGCGTCGACGAGGAGGCGCTGGCGCGGATGGGCGACCGATTCTGGCGCGCCGACGACTCGCGCGCGCGCCATTCCGGCGGCAGCGGCCTGGGCCTGTCGATCGCCGCGGCCATCTGCCAGGCGCACGGCGGCGCGCTGGAGTTCGGCAATCGCGACGGCGGCGGACTATGCGCCCAGGTGCGGTTGCCGTCCGGGTTGGCAGGCGATGCTGGCGCGGGTCGCGGCAGTGCGCCTGCGCCACATCCGCGCAAACGGCAAGCGTGA
- a CDS encoding response regulator has translation MHAKKILLVEDDADSASILEAYLRRDGFEVAIAEDGQKAVAVHAQWKPDLVLLDVMLPRLSGTEVLSTIRRSSDTPVIMVTAMGDEPEKLGALRYGADDYVVKPYSPKEVVARVFAVLRRAAPARTSEEPLRHERLIVDTAAVRATVRDADGHEVALELTPTEFNILATLMKTPFKAFTRSELLEICLPDSDALERVVDAHVHNLRKKLEHEQVTGLLVTVRAIGYRFR, from the coding sequence ATGCACGCGAAGAAGATCCTGCTGGTCGAAGACGATGCCGACAGCGCCAGCATCCTCGAGGCCTACCTGCGCCGCGACGGCTTCGAGGTCGCGATCGCCGAGGACGGGCAGAAAGCGGTAGCGGTGCATGCGCAGTGGAAGCCGGACCTGGTGCTGCTGGACGTGATGCTGCCGCGGCTCAGCGGCACCGAGGTGCTATCCACGATCCGCCGCAGCAGCGATACCCCGGTGATCATGGTCACCGCGATGGGCGACGAACCGGAAAAGCTCGGTGCATTGCGCTACGGCGCCGACGACTACGTGGTCAAACCGTACAGCCCCAAGGAAGTGGTGGCGCGGGTGTTTGCGGTGCTGCGCCGCGCCGCGCCGGCGCGCACCAGCGAGGAGCCGCTGCGCCACGAACGGCTCATCGTGGATACCGCCGCGGTGCGCGCCACGGTGCGCGATGCCGACGGCCACGAGGTAGCGCTGGAGCTGACCCCGACCGAGTTCAACATCCTGGCGACGCTGATGAAGACGCCGTTCAAGGCCTTCACCCGCAGCGAACTGCTGGAGATCTGCCTGCCCGACAGCGATGCGCTGGAACGGGTGGTGGATGCGCACGTGCACAACCTGCGCAAGAAGCTCGAACACGAGCAGGTCACCGGCCTGCTGGTGACGGTGCGCGCGATCGGCTACCGCTTCCGATGA
- a CDS encoding efflux RND transporter periplasmic adaptor subunit, with translation MTLRPTLLLTLCLPLAALALSGCGREAAPPADAPRAVKLETVASDAAHDSTRYLAQVRQQQRADLGFEGGGRIAAIAVDVGDRVHAGQVLARLDPEPNALRLQQAEAGVGIAAAELQQQQTQLAQQQAMFDDGAASAATLTAAKSAFAAAQARVRSTQSDLALARRAVRQSELRAPFDGSVVARLQQPDSLVSGGQPVLQLDGADRAQVLATLPADRAAALQPGQIVLAYRSNAPQQALPLRLHSVSARVDGGATVQALFDSAGADAAQPRSGESLLLALPDSAADQAPSVPLSALLPSMADGQSMVFVYRPDSGRVRRRQVVTGRSDGGRVQILRGLAAGERIVAAGAAFLHDGQHVVPFRPTTRLGTVSP, from the coding sequence ATGACCCTGCGCCCTACCCTGCTTCTCACGCTGTGCCTGCCACTGGCCGCGCTGGCGCTGTCCGGCTGCGGCCGCGAGGCGGCACCGCCCGCCGATGCGCCACGCGCGGTCAAGCTGGAAACCGTCGCCAGCGACGCCGCGCACGACAGCACCCGCTACCTCGCCCAAGTGCGCCAGCAACAGCGCGCCGACCTCGGCTTCGAAGGCGGTGGCCGCATCGCCGCCATCGCCGTGGACGTGGGCGACCGCGTCCACGCCGGCCAGGTGCTCGCACGCCTGGATCCGGAACCGAACGCCCTGCGCCTGCAGCAGGCCGAGGCCGGCGTCGGCATCGCCGCGGCCGAGCTGCAGCAGCAACAGACCCAGCTCGCCCAACAGCAGGCCATGTTCGACGACGGCGCCGCCTCCGCGGCGACCCTGACCGCGGCCAAAAGCGCCTTCGCCGCGGCCCAGGCGCGGGTCCGCAGCACGCAATCGGACCTGGCGCTGGCGCGCCGCGCGGTGCGCCAGTCGGAACTGCGTGCGCCATTCGACGGCAGCGTGGTGGCGCGACTGCAACAGCCCGACAGCCTGGTCAGCGGCGGCCAGCCCGTGCTGCAACTGGACGGTGCCGATCGCGCGCAGGTGCTGGCGACGCTGCCGGCCGATCGCGCGGCGGCGCTGCAACCCGGCCAGATCGTTCTGGCCTACCGCAGCAACGCGCCACAGCAGGCCTTGCCGCTGCGCCTGCATAGCGTCTCCGCACGCGTGGACGGCGGCGCCACCGTGCAGGCGCTGTTCGACAGCGCCGGCGCCGATGCCGCGCAACCGCGCAGTGGCGAATCGCTGCTGCTGGCGCTGCCCGACAGCGCCGCCGATCAGGCGCCGAGCGTGCCGCTGAGCGCGCTGCTCCCGAGCATGGCCGATGGCCAGAGCATGGTGTTCGTGTACCGCCCAGACAGCGGCCGCGTGCGCCGCCGCCAGGTCGTCACCGGGCGCAGCGATGGCGGCCGCGTGCAGATCCTGCGCGGCCTGGCCGCGGGCGAGCGCATCGTTGCCGCCGGCGCCGCCTTCCTCCACGACGGCCAGCACGTCGTGCCGTTCCGCCCCACCACCCGCCTCGGCACCGTCTCGCCATGA